One part of the Thermodesulfobacterium commune DSM 2178 genome encodes these proteins:
- a CDS encoding TetR/AcrR family transcriptional regulator codes for MGKNTKKRLLEAALKVFSEKGFLGATTKEIAKQAGVAEVTLFRHFGSKENLFAETINQYSFLPKLKEILPEIKTEPPDIALKKIAREFLNVLESKKNLIRIMYTDFHRYPDHIKKIHESIIENIIELISAYFNELIEKGIFRKVDTHFAARAFLGMFFSYFYAKEIKEFLNIKKNDLEEIINCYVDLFIKGIELKPESEA; via the coding sequence ATGGGCAAAAATACAAAAAAAAGACTTCTTGAAGCTGCCTTAAAGGTTTTTTCAGAGAAAGGGTTTTTAGGTGCAACCACCAAAGAGATCGCTAAACAGGCTGGGGTAGCTGAGGTAACTCTTTTTAGACACTTCGGTTCTAAGGAAAATCTTTTTGCAGAAACCATAAATCAGTATTCTTTTTTACCTAAACTAAAAGAGATCTTGCCTGAGATAAAAACTGAACCTCCAGACATTGCTTTAAAGAAAATAGCTCGAGAGTTTTTAAACGTTCTTGAGTCTAAGAAAAACTTGATACGGATCATGTATACAGATTTTCACCGATACCCTGACCATATTAAAAAGATTCACGAATCCATCATAGAAAATATCATAGAGCTTATTTCTGCATATTTTAACGAGCTGATAGAAAAGGGTATTTTTAGAAAGGTTGATACGCATTTTGCGGCGAGAGCGTTTTTAGGGATGTTTTTTTCTTACTTTTATGCTAAAGAAATCAAAGAGTTTCTAAACATCAAAAAAAATGATTTGGAAGAAATTATAAACTGTTATGTCGACCTTTTTATAAAAGGAATTGAACTTAAACCAGAGTCGGAGGCATAG
- a CDS encoding efflux RND transporter periplasmic adaptor subunit, protein MLRILSFIFAIMLSLSGCAKKDAEQPKATIVPVTAYQVPQPKDHKVELVYPGKTKSISFVTVSARITGVLQKQYFKEGDFVKKGQVLFLIEPDLYEANYKSAKANLERALAEYEKAEKDWRRIEASFKAKVVSEQERDFALSAYKTAKANVEYAKAQLRQAEINLGYTKVVAPVSGIVGQRMVDVGNLVNPGTPLVTINQIDPIYVDFSFPDRDLVKLGFEITKKGLMGLKGLNLGLILEGKTYPYSGVIDFVDTIIDEKTASVKARGLFKNPERILLPGQFVQVVVKGITRKNIILIPQKAVFQTPTGPVVWIIKDNKVQPQPVKLGETSDEYVVIEEGLKPGDIIALDNLLKLKPGVPVKVEKVVGE, encoded by the coding sequence ATGTTGAGGATATTAAGTTTTATATTCGCTATAATGTTAAGCCTTTCTGGTTGTGCTAAAAAAGATGCAGAACAACCTAAGGCTACGATAGTACCTGTAACTGCCTATCAGGTTCCTCAACCTAAAGACCATAAGGTTGAATTGGTCTATCCTGGCAAGACTAAAAGTATTTCTTTCGTAACGGTATCAGCAAGAATTACAGGGGTATTACAAAAGCAGTATTTTAAGGAAGGGGATTTTGTTAAAAAGGGTCAGGTACTTTTTTTGATAGAACCTGATTTGTATGAAGCCAATTATAAAAGCGCAAAGGCTAACTTAGAAAGAGCCCTTGCCGAGTATGAGAAAGCAGAAAAAGATTGGAGAAGGATAGAAGCATCTTTTAAAGCAAAGGTAGTAAGTGAACAAGAAAGAGACTTTGCCCTTTCTGCTTATAAAACTGCTAAGGCAAATGTTGAATATGCTAAGGCCCAGTTAAGACAAGCAGAGATAAACTTAGGCTACACCAAAGTTGTAGCCCCGGTTTCTGGTATTGTAGGACAGAGAATGGTAGACGTAGGGAATCTGGTAAATCCTGGTACGCCTTTGGTAACGATAAACCAGATAGACCCTATTTATGTAGATTTTTCTTTTCCTGATAGAGATTTAGTAAAATTAGGGTTCGAGATCACCAAAAAGGGGCTTATGGGACTAAAAGGTCTAAACCTTGGCTTAATCCTTGAAGGTAAAACTTATCCTTATTCAGGGGTGATAGATTTTGTAGACACCATCATCGATGAAAAGACCGCATCAGTTAAAGCCAGGGGACTTTTTAAAAATCCTGAAAGGATTTTACTTCCAGGGCAGTTTGTGCAGGTTGTAGTAAAAGGTATCACAAGAAAGAACATAATCCTAATACCTCAAAAAGCTGTGTTTCAGACACCTACCGGTCCTGTGGTCTGGATAATAAAGGATAACAAGGTACAGCCTCAGCCAGTAAAACTTGGAGAAACTTCAGACGAGTATGTAGTGATAGAAGAAGGCCTTAAACCAGGAGATATTATAGCTTTAGACAACTTACTTAAGCTCAAGCCAGGTGTTCCTGTAAAGGTGGAAAAGGTAGTTGGAGAATAA
- a CDS encoding efflux RND transporter permease subunit, whose product MISKFFIERPRFAAVVSIFFVLLGILAIQVLPIQEYPALTPPQIMVRTVYPGADAETVLKTVVTPLEESINGVPNMIYMSSTASSSGDVNINVYFEVGTDVNVAKMDVNNRVQMALSKLPEEVRRQGVQVRERSPDIALAVAFISQGGVRSPVEISNFVLINVVEELKRIPGVGDVVIFDDKSYSIRVWLKPDKLAKYGLTPIEVAQAIASQNQQFSAGGIAQEPTDKAYSFSYTVKGDPRFEKVSQFENIILRSNPDGSKLLLKDVATVELSSENFNRQSSYKKDPAIPVGIFLAPNANLLEVNKKVKETLKQLSHNFPEDIKFYYPYDPTLYVKEAIKEVIVTFVIALVLVVFVIYIFLGSLKATIIPVLAIPVSIIGTFAGMYALGFSINLLTLFGLVLAIGLVVDDAIIVIENAERIKRVKRLSSKEATIEAMQEITGPIIAIVLVLSAVFIPAAFLGGFTGAFYRQFAVTIAISMILSGIVALTLTPALCARFLEEEHKKMPLPIRLFNLFFFKSRKWFVNTVKNFLRFVPIGIAVFIFVVIGTIFFIKRLPTGLVPFEDDGLLNIFTNLPPGSSLKRTINVANEISDTLAKTKEIEEWINIAGLDLQTFGFKSDSLTTFIHLKDWKERKGREHSSFALVQRLNQQFAKNREALIFVVNPPPIRGMSLVGGFEMYIQDRSGRPLSDLYKYVQEIVAKANQRPELTAVRTTFVPNVPTYKVTVDREKAKAYEVDVDEVYRTLNIVFGKYYVNDFNLYGRIFHVNLGAEGEYRDDLRDYSYVYVRSKNGNLIPISSLIKVELIPDAPILEKFNMFVSAKVLGNPKPGYTSGDAIKAISEVAKEVLPPGYTIAWAGTSYQEVKVQTKGNLALIYALIFIYLILVALYESWTAPLAILLSAPFALFGAALGLNLFGLQNDVYFQAGLLVLIGLSAKNAILIVEFAEERLKRGMGLVEATIEAAYLRYRPIMMTSFAFIAGAIPLMFASGAGANSRMIIGTTVVMGMTFATLFGVFFIPLFYYVVVKLRERFSKITGRK is encoded by the coding sequence ATGATTTCAAAGTTTTTTATAGAAAGGCCGAGATTTGCGGCAGTAGTTTCTATCTTTTTTGTTTTGCTTGGGATTTTAGCTATACAAGTACTCCCTATCCAAGAATATCCAGCCCTTACCCCTCCTCAAATAATGGTTAGAACTGTTTATCCTGGGGCAGACGCCGAAACTGTTTTAAAAACAGTAGTTACTCCTTTAGAAGAAAGTATTAACGGTGTCCCTAACATGATTTATATGTCAAGTACTGCTTCTTCAAGCGGAGATGTTAACATAAATGTTTACTTTGAAGTAGGGACTGATGTTAACGTTGCGAAGATGGATGTAAATAACAGGGTACAAATGGCCTTGAGTAAACTTCCTGAAGAGGTAAGAAGACAAGGAGTTCAGGTAAGAGAACGTTCCCCTGACATTGCTTTGGCGGTAGCTTTTATCTCTCAGGGAGGGGTAAGAAGCCCGGTAGAAATTTCTAACTTTGTTTTGATAAACGTGGTAGAAGAGTTAAAGCGTATACCCGGGGTAGGAGACGTTGTAATTTTTGATGATAAAAGTTATTCTATCAGGGTTTGGTTAAAACCCGATAAACTTGCTAAATATGGTTTAACCCCGATAGAAGTAGCCCAAGCTATTGCGTCTCAAAATCAACAGTTTTCTGCAGGAGGTATAGCTCAAGAACCTACAGATAAGGCTTATAGTTTTTCTTACACCGTAAAAGGAGATCCAAGGTTTGAAAAGGTTTCTCAGTTTGAAAACATCATCTTGAGGTCAAATCCTGATGGGTCTAAGCTACTTTTAAAGGACGTAGCAACCGTAGAGTTAAGTTCAGAGAACTTTAACAGACAGTCTTCTTATAAGAAAGATCCTGCTATCCCAGTAGGTATTTTTTTAGCACCCAATGCTAACCTTTTAGAAGTAAATAAAAAGGTAAAAGAGACGTTAAAACAGCTTTCGCATAACTTTCCAGAGGATATAAAATTTTATTATCCTTACGACCCGACTCTTTATGTTAAGGAGGCTATTAAAGAGGTTATCGTTACTTTTGTAATAGCTTTAGTTTTAGTAGTGTTTGTTATTTATATTTTTTTAGGTAGTTTAAAAGCTACTATCATCCCTGTACTTGCCATACCTGTTTCTATCATTGGAACATTTGCTGGCATGTATGCCTTAGGTTTTTCTATCAACCTTCTTACCCTTTTTGGTCTGGTATTAGCCATAGGACTTGTGGTAGATGATGCCATCATCGTGATAGAAAATGCAGAAAGAATAAAGAGGGTTAAAAGGCTTTCTTCTAAAGAAGCAACCATCGAGGCTATGCAAGAGATAACAGGGCCTATCATAGCGATAGTACTTGTGCTTTCTGCGGTTTTTATCCCCGCAGCCTTTTTAGGAGGTTTTACCGGTGCTTTTTATCGTCAGTTTGCCGTAACCATCGCTATTTCTATGATCCTCTCTGGAATTGTAGCTCTCACACTGACCCCAGCCCTTTGTGCAAGATTTTTAGAGGAAGAGCATAAAAAGATGCCTTTACCTATTAGATTGTTTAATCTATTCTTTTTTAAAAGTAGAAAGTGGTTTGTAAACACAGTTAAAAATTTTCTTAGATTTGTACCGATAGGAATAGCGGTATTTATTTTTGTGGTAATAGGAACTATATTTTTTATCAAACGTCTACCTACAGGACTAGTGCCTTTTGAAGATGATGGTCTTCTTAATATCTTTACTAACCTACCTCCAGGATCTTCATTAAAAAGAACGATAAATGTTGCCAACGAAATAAGTGATACCTTAGCCAAAACCAAAGAAATAGAGGAGTGGATAAACATAGCAGGTCTCGATTTGCAAACTTTTGGTTTTAAAAGCGATTCTTTGACTACTTTTATTCATCTAAAGGATTGGAAAGAAAGGAAGGGTAGAGAACATTCTTCATTTGCTTTGGTTCAGAGATTAAATCAACAATTTGCGAAAAACCGGGAGGCTTTAATCTTTGTAGTAAATCCACCTCCTATTAGAGGCATGAGTTTGGTAGGTGGTTTTGAAATGTATATCCAGGATAGGTCAGGAAGACCTCTTTCTGACCTTTATAAATATGTTCAAGAGATAGTGGCTAAAGCTAATCAAAGGCCTGAACTTACCGCAGTTAGAACCACTTTTGTTCCTAATGTTCCTACTTATAAGGTTACAGTTGACAGAGAAAAAGCTAAGGCCTATGAGGTAGATGTAGATGAAGTTTATCGTACTTTAAACATCGTGTTTGGTAAATACTATGTTAATGATTTTAACCTTTACGGTAGAATTTTTCATGTTAACTTAGGTGCAGAAGGTGAATATCGTGATGATTTAAGAGATTATAGTTATGTCTATGTTCGCTCAAAAAATGGAAACTTGATCCCTATCAGTAGTTTGATTAAAGTAGAGTTAATCCCAGATGCTCCTATTTTAGAAAAATTTAATATGTTCGTAAGTGCTAAAGTTTTAGGAAATCCTAAGCCTGGATATACTTCAGGTGATGCTATCAAGGCTATTTCTGAGGTAGCCAAAGAAGTTTTACCTCCAGGATATACGATAGCCTGGGCAGGAACGTCTTATCAGGAGGTCAAGGTACAAACTAAGGGTAATTTAGCCCTTATATATGCCTTAATCTTTATTTATCTTATCTTGGTTGCGCTTTATGAAAGCTGGACTGCTCCCCTTGCCATCCTCTTAAGTGCACCTTTTGCCCTTTTTGGGGCAGCCTTGGGATTAAATCTTTTTGGTTTACAGAATGACGTATATTTCCAAGCAGGGCTTTTGGTTTTGATCGGACTTTCTGCCAAAAATGCTATTTTGATCGTTGAGTTTGCAGAAGAAAGATTAAAACGTGGTATGGGGTTGGTTGAAGCAACGATAGAGGCCGCTTATCTCAGGTATAGACCGATTATGATGACCTCCTTTGCTTTTATTGCCGGGGCTATACCTCTTATGTTTGCAAGTGGAGCCGGAGCTAACAGCAGAATGATCATCGGAACCACCGTGGTTATGGGAATGACCTTTGCAACGTTGTTTGGGGTTTTCTTTATACCTCTTTTTTATTACGTGGTGGTAAAATTAAGAGAGAGATTTTCTAAAATAACGGGAAGAAAATGA
- a CDS encoding efflux transporter outer membrane subunit, protein MKRSNLAILVLSIFLVFGCSLAPELKKPDLPLPQSIRLENGTVSLTDNWWKNFDDPYLNQLVEEALKANDDLMIAQSRVEQALAMLGNLRAQLYPYFGYQGQAERSRNSEYTGPLGGKTDYFFSLSGLVSYEIDLWGKLRNQEKAGLARLLSAKANQEALKISLIANVVSTYLNLTSTNLQLKTAEDYAEKLRETYEYRKTQFQKGLVSEIVVEQAKAEYESAKLTVETLKNQREVLKTVLSVLLGRSPKEIFEKNFLVRQDLPQPLKPPSVLPSEVLVRRPDIIAAEETLKAANFEIGVAKSAYFPSISLTGALGYKSNELSNLITHSASFWNLGLSLAGPILDFGRTKSQVELKEAQKREALYTYVKTVKTAFKEVYDALVAIETAEKKLEVQKERLASLEKVLSLSEKKFEQGLIDYLVVIDAQRNYLNAKLNLIQLQTDLLNAYVNLYKALGGGYSYKENFNFNGK, encoded by the coding sequence ATGAAAAGATCTAATTTAGCAATTTTAGTGTTAAGCATATTTTTGGTTTTTGGTTGCTCTTTAGCCCCAGAGCTTAAGAAGCCTGATCTACCTTTACCTCAGAGTATTAGGTTAGAAAATGGGACCGTTAGCTTAACAGATAACTGGTGGAAAAACTTTGATGATCCTTACTTAAACCAGCTGGTAGAAGAGGCCTTAAAAGCAAACGATGATCTTATGATCGCACAGTCGCGTGTGGAACAAGCCTTAGCTATGCTTGGCAATCTAAGGGCTCAGCTTTATCCTTATTTTGGTTATCAAGGTCAGGCTGAAAGAAGTAGAAATTCTGAATATACTGGTCCTCTTGGAGGCAAAACAGATTATTTCTTTTCTCTCTCTGGTTTGGTGTCTTATGAGATAGACCTTTGGGGTAAACTTAGAAATCAAGAAAAGGCAGGTCTTGCAAGGCTTTTATCTGCTAAAGCTAACCAAGAAGCTTTAAAAATCAGCCTGATTGCAAACGTAGTCTCTACCTATTTAAACCTAACTTCAACCAACTTACAACTCAAAACTGCCGAGGATTATGCTGAAAAACTTAGAGAAACCTACGAATATAGAAAAACTCAGTTTCAAAAAGGTTTGGTCAGCGAGATAGTTGTAGAACAGGCTAAGGCAGAGTATGAATCTGCCAAATTAACGGTAGAAACTTTGAAAAATCAAAGAGAAGTCCTGAAAACTGTTTTGTCCGTCCTTTTAGGAAGAAGTCCTAAGGAGATTTTTGAAAAAAATTTTTTGGTAAGGCAGGATTTACCTCAGCCTTTAAAACCTCCCTCAGTTTTACCTTCTGAAGTTTTGGTGCGCAGGCCTGACATCATCGCGGCAGAAGAGACCCTTAAAGCCGCTAACTTTGAGATAGGTGTAGCAAAATCAGCCTATTTTCCGAGTATTTCTTTAACAGGTGCTTTAGGGTATAAAAGTAATGAACTGTCAAACCTTATTACACATTCAGCCTCTTTTTGGAATCTGGGACTTTCTTTAGCAGGACCGATACTTGATTTTGGTAGAACTAAAAGCCAGGTAGAACTAAAAGAGGCTCAAAAGAGGGAGGCTTTGTATACCTATGTAAAAACCGTAAAAACTGCTTTTAAAGAAGTATATGATGCTTTGGTAGCCATAGAAACAGCAGAGAAAAAGTTGGAAGTTCAAAAGGAGCGATTAGCCTCTTTAGAAAAGGTTCTTTCCCTTTCAGAAAAAAAGTTTGAACAAGGGTTGATTGATTATTTGGTGGTAATTGATGCTCAGAGAAACTATCTCAACGCTAAGCTTAACCTAATCCAACTACAAACAGACCTTCTTAATGCCTATGTTAATCTTTACAAAGCCCTTGGAGGCGGTTACTCTTATAAAGAAAACTTCAACTTTAATGGAAAATAA
- the trmB gene encoding tRNA (guanosine(46)-N7)-methyltransferase TrmB, whose amino-acid sequence MENKVYLKEEDLGFQPKWSEIFNNLNPIYVEIGIGNGEFIVHLAKTYPHFNFVGTEFCREVLRKALKRAEGEGLSNLRLLPMEGTKLLIKGFTSESISGLYLNFPDPWDKRKKRRNRLVNEAFVWLLADRLKEGGFFRMATDHRPYLEEVVKLFTTNEAFSPLWEELIRTEIEDFYPTKYARKWLSQGLPLYFTGFKKIKRVRLPDWIKEKYSLLRLTKEDYVPIISVLKVKELPDFRALAKAISKGILYQSEGDLIKVLDVYTKEDGLLIDLIVLEKSLQQRFFVAVNPYETRGILISVHSSDHPDPTDGVHLAISIITHKIWSFLPESELIKTTCKTKLFNLIKTMV is encoded by the coding sequence ATGGAAAATAAAGTCTACTTAAAAGAAGAAGATTTAGGCTTTCAACCTAAGTGGTCTGAGATTTTTAACAATTTAAACCCTATTTATGTAGAGATAGGTATAGGAAACGGAGAGTTTATCGTTCATTTAGCCAAAACTTACCCTCATTTTAACTTTGTTGGCACCGAGTTTTGCCGGGAGGTTTTAAGAAAGGCTTTAAAAAGGGCAGAAGGAGAAGGTCTTTCAAATTTAAGACTCTTACCGATGGAAGGGACCAAACTTCTTATTAAAGGGTTTACTTCAGAAAGTATCTCTGGACTTTATCTTAATTTTCCAGATCCTTGGGATAAACGTAAGAAAAGACGAAACAGGTTAGTTAATGAAGCGTTTGTATGGTTGCTTGCAGACCGGCTTAAAGAAGGTGGATTTTTTCGGATGGCAACAGACCATAGACCTTATCTTGAGGAGGTAGTAAAATTATTTACCACTAATGAGGCTTTTTCTCCTCTTTGGGAAGAGCTTATAAGAACTGAGATAGAAGATTTTTATCCTACCAAATATGCAAGAAAATGGCTTTCTCAAGGTCTACCTTTATATTTTACCGGTTTTAAAAAGATAAAAAGGGTTAGGTTGCCTGATTGGATAAAAGAGAAATATTCTTTATTAAGGTTAACGAAGGAGGACTATGTGCCCATAATAAGTGTGTTGAAGGTAAAAGAATTGCCAGATTTTCGAGCCTTGGCTAAAGCTATATCTAAGGGCATTTTATACCAAAGCGAAGGGGATTTAATAAAGGTTTTAGATGTTTATACCAAAGAAGATGGGTTACTTATAGACCTCATAGTGTTAGAAAAGAGTCTGCAACAACGGTTTTTTGTAGCTGTAAATCCTTATGAAACCAGAGGGATTCTTATTTCTGTTCATAGTTCAGACCATCCTGACCCAACAGATGGAGTCCACCTTGCTATCTCCATAATAACCCACAAAATCTGGTCCTTTTTACCTGAGTCTGAGCTAATAAAAACTACCTGTAAGACTAAACTTTTTAACCTAATCAAAACTATGGTATAG
- the recN gene encoding DNA repair protein RecN: protein MLKELSIRNLVLIDEISLNFDKGFIVFTGETGAGKSLIIKAIRLLLGDRFSQDYLKPGAKEGEVEALIWGGDFLYQRLKDLGYQETDEVHILRVFSPKKQRVFINGEPASLTDLSYLIKDLILLTSQHEFYTLIDPEKQLELLDEFADSFSLLKAYREALARYKEISSQVLALEKKLEDLSVKKDFLLFQIKELEDLKPDPEEEEQLREEREKLKNLTFLKEQLDLTSKSLEETTSNLYQALSSLEKISSLDRVFKIYAEKTSGFYYEIKEILREVHAYSRGLPEDSSLLDQIETRLSQYEKIKKKYQRDTRGLQKLLEELKSELNLLEFGREDYEDLKKKQEIVLEEVLSLAKDLSLKRKEGSLALTKLLKEELKELGMEKVEFLIEVNSKAPEGSNLGSYGLDEVRFLFSSNPGIPPKPLEKVASGGELSRIFLAIQSIIQTKQTPKTVIFDEVDVGIGGITAKKVGEKLKKLSENTQVVCITHLPQIAAMADHHFLVEKYSDLGETKAVVRPLEKEERLKEIARMLGHPENLELAQQFLRESS, encoded by the coding sequence ATGTTAAAAGAACTTAGTATTAGAAATTTGGTGTTGATAGACGAAATCTCGCTTAACTTTGATAAAGGATTTATTGTTTTTACCGGAGAAACAGGGGCAGGAAAGTCTTTGATAATAAAGGCAATAAGGCTCCTTTTAGGAGATCGGTTTAGTCAAGACTATCTGAAACCAGGGGCTAAAGAAGGAGAGGTAGAAGCCCTTATCTGGGGAGGCGATTTTCTATATCAAAGATTAAAAGACTTAGGATATCAAGAAACAGATGAGGTGCATATCCTCAGGGTTTTTTCTCCAAAAAAACAGAGAGTTTTTATTAACGGAGAACCAGCTTCTTTAACAGACCTTAGCTACCTAATCAAAGATTTAATCCTTCTTACCAGTCAGCACGAATTTTACACCCTTATTGATCCCGAAAAACAGTTAGAGCTTTTAGATGAGTTTGCTGATTCATTTAGTCTTTTGAAGGCTTATAGAGAGGCCTTAGCTCGTTATAAAGAAATTTCTTCTCAAGTTTTGGCTTTAGAAAAAAAACTTGAGGATCTCTCCGTTAAAAAAGATTTTTTACTTTTCCAGATAAAAGAGCTTGAAGACCTAAAACCCGATCCTGAGGAAGAAGAACAACTTAGAGAGGAAAGAGAAAAACTTAAAAACCTTACGTTTTTAAAAGAACAGTTAGACTTGACATCAAAAAGTTTAGAAGAGACTACCTCAAACCTTTATCAGGCTTTATCTTCTTTAGAAAAAATAAGTAGTTTGGATAGAGTTTTTAAGATTTATGCTGAAAAAACCTCAGGGTTTTATTATGAAATTAAAGAGATTTTAAGAGAAGTGCACGCCTATTCCAGAGGTCTTCCTGAAGATAGTTCCCTTTTAGACCAAATAGAAACAAGGCTTTCTCAATACGAAAAAATAAAAAAGAAATATCAGCGAGACACCAGAGGCTTGCAAAAGTTATTAGAGGAACTCAAAAGTGAGTTAAACCTTCTTGAGTTTGGGAGAGAGGATTATGAGGATTTAAAGAAAAAGCAAGAAATAGTTTTAGAAGAAGTCTTAAGCTTAGCTAAAGATTTGTCGTTGAAAAGAAAAGAGGGATCTTTAGCCCTAACTAAATTATTAAAAGAAGAGCTAAAAGAACTTGGGATGGAAAAGGTTGAGTTTTTGATAGAAGTTAACTCTAAAGCACCTGAAGGAAGTAACCTTGGTTCTTATGGGCTTGATGAGGTGAGATTTCTTTTTTCATCTAATCCAGGGATCCCTCCAAAACCTCTTGAAAAGGTAGCTTCAGGAGGAGAACTTTCTCGTATTTTTCTGGCTATTCAATCAATCATCCAGACCAAACAGACACCTAAAACAGTAATTTTTGACGAGGTAGACGTAGGTATAGGTGGGATTACCGCGAAAAAAGTAGGTGAAAAACTTAAAAAACTTTCGGAAAATACGCAGGTAGTTTGTATTACCCATCTTCCTCAAATAGCAGCCATGGCAGATCATCATTTTTTAGTAGAAAAGTACTCAGATCTTGGAGAAACCAAAGCGGTGGTTAGACCTCTTGAGAAAGAAGAAAGGCTTAAAGAGATCGCAAGAATGTTAGGTCATCCTGAAAACCTTGAGTTAGCTCAGCAGTTTTTAAGGGAAAGTTCTTAG
- a CDS encoding SAM hydrolase/SAM-dependent halogenase family protein yields MYKTVVLLTDFGIKDHYVGVVKGKILQELNRKGVNITSLQFIDLCHEIPPQDVKQASLMLFFSYRYFPEGTVFLCVVDPGVGTERKALVVKTDKYFFVGPDNGIFSLIYQTEKCIPYEIEVSKVLRPPYSKTFHGRDLFAPVVSFLLAEEPLESFSQKISMDTLVKLEFKPPQKTEKGLKLAIWYVDRFGNLITNLSQELLKAKNKPFKILVNHREVPLVETYGGAKKGELVALFGSEGLLEIAINQGSAKEVLGEPEIEIIFENEGV; encoded by the coding sequence ATGTATAAAACTGTAGTGCTACTTACGGATTTTGGTATCAAAGACCATTATGTAGGGGTAGTTAAGGGAAAAATATTACAAGAACTTAATAGAAAAGGAGTGAACATAACAAGTCTTCAGTTTATAGACCTTTGTCATGAAATACCACCTCAAGATGTAAAACAAGCATCCCTTATGTTGTTTTTTTCTTATCGTTATTTTCCTGAAGGCACTGTTTTCCTCTGTGTGGTTGACCCAGGGGTAGGTACAGAAAGAAAGGCTTTAGTGGTTAAAACCGATAAATATTTTTTTGTAGGGCCTGATAACGGGATTTTTTCATTAATCTATCAGACAGAAAAGTGTATTCCCTATGAGATAGAGGTTTCTAAAGTTTTACGTCCTCCTTATAGCAAGACTTTTCATGGAAGAGATCTCTTTGCTCCGGTTGTATCTTTTTTGTTAGCAGAGGAACCGTTAGAGAGTTTTAGCCAAAAAATCTCTATGGATACTTTAGTTAAGCTTGAGTTTAAACCTCCTCAAAAAACCGAAAAGGGATTAAAATTAGCTATTTGGTATGTGGATCGGTTTGGCAACTTGATTACTAACCTTAGTCAAGAGCTACTTAAGGCAAAGAACAAGCCTTTTAAAATTTTGGTTAACCATCGGGAAGTTCCTTTGGTCGAGACCTATGGTGGGGCCAAGAAAGGGGAGTTGGTAGCTTTGTTTGGGAGTGAAGGATTGTTGGAAATAGCTATAAATCAAGGGTCAGCAAAAGAGGTTTTAGGGGAACCTGAAATAGAAATTATTTTTGAAAACGAGGGAGTTTAA